The following is a genomic window from Panthera uncia isolate 11264 chromosome B4, Puncia_PCG_1.0, whole genome shotgun sequence.
GCATCCACTCCCTACCCCCATACAGCCCTCCAGACATTCCTTATGCAACATACAGGTGTTGAGCACCTGCCTACTTGCTCCAAGTGGGACACTGGGCTAGACCCTGAGGATACATAAATGAACAAGATTCATTCCCTGACcacaaggagctcacagtctagctGGGGAGGCAGACACAAGTGAACAAGAAGGTATGATGCAACATCAGCACCCCAAGAAACGTTATGCTGTGCTATGGGAGGCCAGGGGAGAGGGAAGTGAGCACATCTGGGGCAGACAAGAAAGGGCAGAAGGCTTCACAGAAGTAGAGGTGTCTGAGTAGGGTTCTAAGGGATACACAGGAGTTCTCCAGATGGTGTGGAAAGCTACCAGGCCGAGGAAATAGCTTGAGCAAATATGTAGAGGTATGAAAGACACAGAGGCATTGGGGTACAGCTCCGTGGGGGCACAGGCTagatgaggctggaaaaggcCTGGAGCCAACCAGGAATGGCTAAGCCTTGACTACATTGGTCTGCTCCGGCCCCTGCCCTAGGAAGGGGAATTGCCCAAGAATGAACAAAGGGGGCTTTTGGGTGGGGTTCCCCACTCAAGTTCAAGAAGAGGATCAAATGTCTGTGTCACTGGAAAGCAGTGTGGCCAGGCCCGGGGTTGGCTTCAGTCATCTTTGGGTAGGAAACCTGTGTATGCCTTTGTGTGCCCttgcttgtgttttgtttccGGTCACCAGTGGTTTCCTAGGAAGGTTCCTTGTCTAAGCTCCAAGTTTGGCTTGGCTGATCCCAGGGAAAAGGAGACTTGTTTGCACTTGGGTAGGGAAATCAGAGTCTTCTAGAGGCAGGACCAGAGGGCACAGGACAGAAGCCAGGGCAATTATGGGCAGGTTCCCTGGCCCCCATTTCCTGGGCAATTTCTGTAGCCCCTTATccaccctgcttccctcccccacaccaaAGGCAGTTAGGCAGCTCTGAGAGGAAGTCCCAAGACATTCTTTAATCCTGCCAAGCCTGCTCCCCTCCCACCAGGGGAAGCGCCTGCCTTGTGGGGGGAGGGcactttccttccctctcaagGCTCCCCCAGAGTATAGGCAGAGGAGCTGGCCTCCACCAAGTTggagggagatgggcagggaCCCAGAGTGGCATAGGCAGGCGGAGGGGCCATCAAGGCCGGGGAGGTAGCAGGGCCTGGTAGGGATGTGGAGTGGGGGCAGAAATGGGACGGGAGGGAGGAAGCTGGAGTGGAGGCCACTTCCTGGGCACCCCTGCCCCCTCGGCCTGGAGACCAGTATCGGCTTCGGAACCTCCGGAGCAGCATGAGGAACGTGATGACCAGGAGGTCAAAGATGAGTTCAGCCATCTCCACCACAGACAGCACCGAGGAGCCGAACCACAGGCTCCACTGGCTGCCCAAGTTGGACAGGAGAGTGGCCATCTGTGAGGGAGAAAGGCACATTGACCACTGGGGCAGAGGGCCCTGGGTGGGCTCTAGAAGAAAagccccatctctccctccctgagGTCCTCCCTCACCCCTTTCAGCCTCCTGGTGTTCCCCTGGACCCCTTCTGTCCTAGTCATACCCATCTGGCGCAtccttccccccccaccaccacacccaAAGACTTCATTCCCCAACCAAGCTCCCCTTCTTCCAACCTCTGCAACCTCaccttcgcccccccccccccttcttggTCCCCTGCCCTCAAGGCCCAGACCTTCTGGCCCCACAGAGGCACCCCCTTGTTTTCTCTGACAGACACCCGCCAAGATCTCCAAGAGAACTGCAAGGACATACCGTgacagagggagactcagaattgGTTTTGTAGTTCAGCTCCTTGAAGAAGATGTTGAGTTTGGCGACCCCATTTCTTTGGAgtcagggagaagggagggagaaatggcAATGGGTTCACTTCTCAGACCCTTACAAAcaccctcctctcttcccagaTCAGTTTTCCCTCCCAAGAATTCGTCCCCCTCAGCTGGATCAGGGTAGGACTGACCTTTTGTTGTTGATAGTATAATTGTTCTGTCGGGATAGCATCTGGAAGATCCAGTCCTAGAAAAGAATGGGGGTGTCAATGGGGTCACCCCATATTCTTCAGGCTTACAGGGTGGGGGGTGAGATCAAACACatccatacacatacatacacccagAAAAGACCAcagtgttacacacacacacacacacacacacacacactctccctcgtatccctccccttccccacattACCTGGGATGTCACTGAGGGCCATCGTGAGTAACCAGCAGAGAGCTGGTAGCTGGTCACACTGGGGATGGAGAAAGGAGCTCAGTGATGGGGGTGGCATTCTCCCACCCAGTCAAGTGGCTAGCTGCCCAACCTGTGCCCCAGGGGAAGGGGACACTCACCTGCACGGCTTCCGGCACTTGGTGAAACACCCCAGGCGGTCTGAGGAAAAGGCATCCTGGAGCTTATAGTAACAGTAACCTGTGGGTGCAGAGAGATGCCCATTTCCCTAGGGCATCTCAATCTTCTGCACCCCGAACCCAAGAGGTCTCCCAAGATATGTGGGTTCCCACATCACAAGTAGCTAATGCTACATCAGTGATGTCTCCTGAGTGGCAACACcgaaaatgttgaaaaaatgaagctacataagaaaaaaaaacaaaaaacaacccaggacTCATTTATGTAAAGATGAGTAGGATATGgacaaaattctaaaattcaaaaagaggggtgcctgggtggctcagtcacctgaACATCTAGCTCACTGATTGATGGCTCGGGGTCATGGGACTGAACCCTgtttaggattctccctctctctctccctctgcccctctcccctactcatactctctccctcacactctttctctctctctctctttctctctctaaaataaaagtcaaaaggaAAACTGGGAACAATTGTTATGGAAGAATCATGAgattaaaccacaatgagatgcacttcacacccaccaggatggctattaaaaataaataagtaagtaagtaagtattggtgaggatgtgaagaaactagAATGCTCCTCTATTGCTCCTAGGAACATAAAATGGTGTGGCCACTTTGGAagagtctggcagttcctcaaaatgttgaGCACAGAGTTATGATATGACCCAGAaactccactcctaggtatataccaagagaactgaaaacatatgttcacacacaaaatggaaacaggaaatagaaacaacccaaatgtccatccactgatgaatggataaacacacgTGACGAATCtgtacaatggaacattattcagccataaaaacaaagtACTGACAGATGCTACGAgctggatgaactttgaaaatggtgtgctaaaaaaagaaaaaagaaaagaagaagaaaatactgtGCTAAATacaagaagccagtcacaaaggaccacagatgattctatttatatgaaatgcccaggacaggcaaatctgtagagacagaaagtagattagtagtttctgggggtgaggtggggggctGTGGGTGCAGAGGATGGGAAGCTCAGAGAGTGCTGATGCGTAAGAAGTTTCTTtgtggagtgatggaaatgttctaaagttgACCGGCCACTACTATACAGCTCCATGATTATACTGAAGACTAAAAGTATACTAAAATCAAATGGGTGAATTACTTGGGATAGAAATTATCTCAATTGAGTtgctaccttaaaaaaaaagggtggggaggggcgcctgggtggcgcagtcggttaagcgtccgacttcagccaggtcacgatctcgcggtccgtgagttcgagccccgcgtcgggctctgggctgatggctcggagcctggagcctgtttccgattctgtgtctccctctctctctgcccctcccccgttcatgctctgtctctctctatcccaaaaataaataaaaaacgttgaaaaaaaaaatttaaaaaaaaaaaaaaaaagggtggggagAATGAGTCTATGGATCTCCCTTCTCCCCTATTCGCCAAGTTCTAAGTATGTTCTATTGTGTCATTCTTGCTACTTTTAGTTGCCTGGTCCAGAAGTCCTTCTCCATTTCTGACCCAAATCCCTCCATCTACGAGGGCTGGGGGTCTGGAACGGTGAAGCATGGGGAGCAGCTGGGTCCCTTCCCCCGGGGAGTAAACAGTCCTTGGGAGACTGTTCCTGTCCCCATCCGCACGGCTTCTCAGCCATCAgcattgttatttttcctctcacaGATCCTCAAACTCACAAGCACTTAGAAATCATTGTTTGGGGGCAgcggggagcagggggcagggagtcCCTGCTCTGCGCATCCTCCTCGTCCTCAGACATGACATCATGACTTCCCCCTGGGCCCCTGAGTGTCCCTCCAGCTCTGATGTGCTCTGACATAAGGTGGGAGACATGGGAACCAAatgcagggcaggggagagagctgTGTGGAGCAGacccagggaagggaggaggcaggaataTCCACAGGGACAGAACCAAGAGAGGCAGACATTATAACCCCTGGGGTCTGTCCCGTCCCCTCAGAGGTGTGGAGGCTCATCTCCTCCAGCAGTGGCCACCAGCAGAGGGAGAGCTGGGCCCAAGGGAGCCAGACAGGAGGACCCTCAGGTCACAGGCGCCAGTTGAGAGCCTGTGCACCAGGATTTCTAACCCTCTACTTTCCAGTTTCTTGTTTGGGACttcctttctctcagcttcctacCACAGAGCCTCCATGGGGCATAACTCTGCTATAGTGGAAAGGAACAGGGATCTGTCTACTCCTAATCCAGGATTAAAAAGGAGATctcaggggtgcgtgggtggctcagtcagttaagcatctgactttggctcaggtcatgatctcacagttcgtgagttcgagccccgcgttgggctttgtgctgacagctcagagcctggagcctgcttcacattctgtgtctccctctctctctgccccttccctgctcatgctgtgtctctctctgtctcaaaaataacattaaaaaaaaattaaaaaaaaaaaaaggagatctcAGTGCTCTCCAAACTTTTTTTGATTGTGCCCACCTGTAGGTAAAAAGGTCTTAAGTAACTCCAACATATGTATTTGATTTATAAATTACAAACTTGCTACTATAGAATTGATCCATTAAGtacattataaaacatatataaaatggaagatGTTAGGGAATGAGATAGATACATCCAACTTCTAGTATTTTCTTCCTGCACCTGGTGAGCTGTCCTGTGCCTCGCCCGGCACCAGAAGAGTGAGACAGGGAAGCTACAGGCAGAGTGTGGAGTGAGAAAGGTTTTCTTCACGTGCTCCTCATTCCTTCTGCTGcaggttatttttaaatggggCCTTTCTCTATAAACACACAGAAGCCAAAACCCAGAGAGAGAAGCCCGAGGGAGGAAGGGGATAGAAGGGAGAGATGGAGTGACAGGAAATGGAGGGGCTGGAGCGCAGGACAGAGGGAGAATGAGGGTCACAGAGGGTCTGAGAAGGAAGTCTGTGAGagtcctggggcagaggggccgGCCAGGGGCTCCCTGTGGTCTCACCCCAGGAATTATGCTTCCTGTAGTCACAGAACTCCGCGTTCTTGGGCAACGGATAGAAGATGTAGGCACAGCCACACTCCTTGATCATGCTGTCCTGGAAGCAGGAGTGGATACACACCTGGGGGACACAGGAGTGACAGGAAAGGGGGTTCAGGTCTGCTCTCCCCACACACAGCCcaaaagaggcaggaaaggggaGGACAAACAATGCTCTTCACCATACTTGTACCCCTCTCTCCACCTGTCCCGttcgctcacacacacacacacacacacacacacacccctccaacTTGGACTGACCAACAGGGCAGGCCTGGGAGATGGTTGCCATAGAAACAGGCTGGTCTCACCTGCTGTGTATACTTGGTAAGATAAAGGTTCTCCACGGGGACTTCACTGCCATTCTTGGTACAGTCACCATAGTCGCCCCCAAGTCTGTCCAGGGCTTCCTGTAAACCCCCACACACAAACAAATCAGAGGTCGGAAGTCAGAGCAAGTGGCCCAGACCTCTTCCTGAATTCTCCACCTTCCCTTGGGTCCAGGCCATTTGTATCTCACACCTTCCAGCCTCTCCTGTCTGCCTCACAATTTCAAAACACGCCCCAGCAGCCCCCAACGCCCATCTGGGTGCTACTTTCAAGGACACTGGCTCCAGAGCACCCCCGGAACCCTAAGCACATCCTGAACCCTTCTCAGCACACGCACCCAAGGTTCCTCCTCAGGTCCCTCCTTCTGCCAGCCCCTCGCCCCTAACTCTGCTTCTGAAGATGGCCACCTGCCTCAGACCAACCCCACACGATCTCCCTCTATAGTCTTCTGGCTGGTGAGTCACCTCCCCTGCTATCTTCCCGGCCCTCTCTTGCCTTCCTCATACTGATGGAGGTCTCCACACCAGGTCTCAAGTTAAAGCCGCCATCGTCCATGAAGGCAGGCTCATCCTGCCCATGCACCATTACCCTGGCCCCCGTCACTGTGGACAGCAGCGGGATGAAGTCATTCTGCTCTGTGCGCAGCGTCAGGGACAGACCTAGGGGTGCAGAGGGAGTGGAGTCGGGGAGGTCCTGGAGGAGTGTTGGGGGATGGAAAGCCCCTTCCACGCGCCTAGTTTCTAATGCTCCACAGAGGGCAAGGCCAAGAAGACCTACATAGGGATTTGGCAGCCCCTGGGCTGGATTCAGGGGTGGGCAGGAAGAACTGGGACAAGATTCCTATAACACCTGGAAAGGACTTTGTGGTACCCATGGGGGACAAAGAACAGAGAGGACTCCTTCCAGGATGCAGACGGGCACGTTGTGGGGAGGCCCAGAGGCACACAGCATGTCTAGGACATGAGCACAAGGTGGGTAACTGTGGGTGGGCAGGGCCGTGAGAAGTGCTGAGGCACAGGGATTGTGGAAATGAGGGCTTGCTCACCATTTTTGATCCCAGGCATGGAAGACATCCAGAGGTTAGAGTTGTTCTTGCCATTGAAAGTGTAGCAGTTCCCATATATCGGGTGGTGAAAGTGGGAGTAATTCCTATccgggagagagaaaaagtagagtcaaaaaagaaagttgggggggggggggggtcagagagagcgggactTTCAGTGACCTTTGTTTCCTGATCACATACTATGTGCTAGAAGCTTTCCCCATGTTCCCTCAGCCACTCCAACCAACAGCCTGTGAGGGCATCATCCCCACGTCACAGAAGAGGAAGctagggctcagagaggtcaagtagctgcccaaggtcacaccgtGATGACAAACTTGAGACTCAAACACAGGTCATCTACCTTCTAATGCAGTCTCCTCCCCACCAGGCCACCTGACCTCACTGGCCTTGTGACCTCTCTTGTGTCACTCTGTTGCATTACGAAGACTTTGGCAGTGTCCCTAGCTTCTCGTGAATCTAAATCTTAGTTCCCCATTTGGACTGTGTTCTCCTTGAGGACAAGGGTCACATCTCCTTCATCTCTGTATCATCTCTGGGTTAATTGAATAGTTCTTGACCTACAGGCCCTACAGAAGATCATTAATAAACAGTGGTCGAATGAATGAAGTGGAGAAATGGAAGGGAACAGAGTTTGGGGAGACAGTGAGAGCAGTGGTGAACACAGAGCTAAGCGGAGGAAGGTCAGATCCCAGGACAGATATGAGAGGGAGAGGGTTCTGGTGGGatggccttgagcaagtcattttttCTAAGCTtactctcatctgtaaaacaaggaggCTGGAACTGGATGATCTGGAATATTCCACTGGCCTTGAAGAACAAAGGCCTAGAAATATGAAATACTGGTGCACATTCTAGGAAGTGCTAGGAAGCCAGCATTTCCAGAGCTAAGGCAGGAttcagggagggaggaaagaaaaggctaCAGAAGTGAACAGAGGCCAGTCCTGAAGGGCCTGTAAGCCCTGCTCAGGCGGAGAGGGGACAGCCAGGTACGATGTGATGGACACACACCATGGACAGTATGCAGCAGGTGGAATCAACCGATTAGatggaacaacatggatggatcttaaaAACAGAGCTTAGGAAAAAAGAGGGGAAACGAGACATGGTCATTTATATATCCATAGGAGAATATATGAGAAGCAATATAACGTGagggttaagagcacagactccaGAACTAAACTACCCATATTTGAACCCTAGCTTTAACAAGTATTAGCTGTGGGACCAATCACGTTACTTAATCTCTCCATGctgtagtttcctcatctgtaaaatggggataagaacaGGACTTGCCTCACAGGGGTGCTGTGAGGTTGAAATTACACTTGGAAGGTGCCTAGCACTTAGTAAGAGCTGTATACATTTGCTCTTAAGGTTACAGGCATCCGTTAAGGTGGCTAAAGTGAAACagacagtaggggcgcctgggtggctcagttggctgagcgtccaacttcggctcaggtcatgatctcgcagttcgtgagtttgagccccgcgtcgggctctggtgctgacagctcggagcctggagcctgcttcggattctgtgtccccctttctctccgccccacccctgcttgtgctctgtctctgtctttcaaaaatgaataaacattaaaaaaaaaaaaaaaagtaacaagcgGAGGGTGGGGAGAATTTAGAACCCTCATATACTGCCCGGGGAATGTAAAATAGCACGGCCACTTGGAAAACCGTCTGAGAGTTGCTCAAAATATAGAATTATCACATGACCTAGGAACTCCACTCCCAGGTATATacgtaagagaaataaaaacatacatcccTACAAAAACTGGTACGGGAATATTCTTAACAACATTACTCGTAAtagccaagaagtggaaacaacccaaatgtc
Proteins encoded in this region:
- the SCNN1A gene encoding amiloride-sensitive sodium channel subunit alpha translates to MKGEQHAEQGLGPDPVAPPQPKEEEEALIEFHRSYRDLFQFFCNNTTIHGAIRLVCSQHNRMKTAFWAVLWLCAFGMMYWQFGQLFGEYFSYPVSLNINLNSDKLVFPAVTICTLNPYRYTQIKEELEELDRITEQTLYDLYKYNSSSTLGTHPRGRRDLREPWPHPLQRLWAPAPPPGARGVRSAASSVRDNNPQVNRKDWKVGFQLCNRNKSDCFYQTYSSGVDAVREWYRFHYINILSRLRDTSPSSEDMLDNFIFACRFNQASCNQANYSHFHHPIYGNCYTFNGKNNSNLWMSSMPGIKNGLSLTLRTEQNDFIPLLSTVTGARVMVHGQDEPAFMDDGGFNLRPGVETSISMRKEALDRLGGDYGDCTKNGSEVPVENLYLTKYTQQVCIHSCFQDSMIKECGCAYIFYPLPKNAEFCDYRKHNSWGYCYYKLQDAFSSDRLGCFTKCRKPCSVTSYQLSAGYSRWPSVTSQDWIFQMLSRQNNYTINNKRNGVAKLNIFFKELNYKTNSESPSVTMATLLSNLGSQWSLWFGSSVLSVVEMAELIFDLLVITFLMLLRRFRSRYWSPGRGGRGAQEVASTPASSLPSHFCPHSTSLPGPATSPALMAPPPAYATLGPCPSPSNLVEASSSAYTLGEP